The genomic DNA AGGCAGCCCGAGTTGCTTTTCAATTTCCGCAAAATTAGCGGTTTCAATTGAGACGCGGTCAAAGGTGAGAAATTTCCCGATGGGAATCCCGGCATCGCGAAGCAGCCGCTTCATCACATCTTTGTCCATGGCGACCGAGGAGCCCAGAACCCCGGCGCCGACGAAGGGGACATTCGCCAGCTTGAGCAGACCTTGCACGGTGCCGTCTTCGCCAAACGTGCCATGAAGAATCGGGAAAACGACATCGATGGCGCCAAAGGAGGCGTGATCGGTCACGCTGACAATTTCCCTTTCACCGCTTTTTCCCGTGACCAGCGCGACGTTTTTGCTGCTTTTATTGAGTGAAATGAGTTTTGGGTTTTCTGAATTTAGAAGGAAATGCGACTCGTCGTTTAAGTACCAGCGACCCTGTTTGTCAATGCCGATGAGCACGACTTCGTATTTATCTTTGTCGATGGCTTCAACGACGTTTTTAGCGGATTGCAGGGATACCTCGTGTTCAGCAGATTTACCTCCGAAGAGAATACCCACTCGGATTTTTTTACTCATGGATTCAATTGCTTTAAGATCTGAGAAGGTGTTTTTCTACCAAGTTTAGTTTTGTCGAAGTCTTTGTCAAAGCTGACGATAGTCAAGTCATTCAATTCAGCAGCCAAATATTGATAAGCATCATCGAAATCCAGTTTAAACTGATCTATAACCTCAATCAATTGTTTGGAGGCTTCAGGTTTGAGACGAATCAGACTAACAGCTCCATCAATGAAAATATCTTGGGTGAAGCGATCAAAAGCATCGCCGTGGCCAAGATTGGTTATTATTACACCGATTGAATGATAAGTAAAATCCGTAATGAATAATTTATTGGAAGAGATTTGTTGTAGAAAAGATTGAACCTGATGGGATTTATCCTGGTCGAGAATTCTCTCTAACCAGATATTGGTATCGACTAAGAACATGAATCAGTCGCGCCATTCCAAAGCTTTTTTTTGCAACTCCAAAGAAGTGTATTTCTCCTTATAATCCTTTAAAGCTCCTGCCCAGTCTTGGCGCAATGTTGTACTGGTTTTTCGATCTTTTTTTTGCATTAAATTTTCTACGAAATCTTTTACTTCTTCATGGAAGTGAGGTGGAAGATTGTTAACCAACTCTAAAAGTGATTTTGATGAATTACTCATAAAAGTCTCTCAAAATTATTATTTACTTCGTCTGCTTTCTCTTGGTCTAAGATTAGTTCAGGCCAAATATTCGTGTCAATAAGGTACACTAATCGCCCCACTATTCAAGAGCTTTTTTTTTGAAGACTCAAGCGAGGTATATTGATCGCGATATTCTCTCAATGCACCTGCCCAACTCATGCTTATTTTTTTGGAATTTTTCTTTACTTCGGTCGCAAGCAAATATTGAGACAAAATTTCTCACTTCGTTCTGATACTCAGGTGGAAGTGAGTTGACTCATTCAATAATAGATTCCGATGATTTTATAAAACAGACTTGGTTAAT from candidate division KSB1 bacterium includes the following:
- a CDS encoding type II toxin-antitoxin system VapC family toxin, encoding MFLVDTNIWLERILDQDKSHQVQSFLQQISSNKLFITDFTYHSIGVIITNLGHGDAFDRFTQDIFIDGAVSLIRLKPEASKQLIEVIDQFKLDFDDAYQYLAAELNDLTIVSFDKDFDKTKLGRKTPSQILKQLNP
- a CDS encoding DUF2281 domain-containing protein, whose protein sequence is MSNSSKSLLELVNNLPPHFHEEVKDFVENLMQKKDRKTSTTLRQDWAGALKDYKEKYTSLELQKKALEWRD